In a single window of the Micrococcaceae bacterium Sec5.7 genome:
- a CDS encoding trypsin-like peptidase domain-containing protein, producing the protein MTENPAPGASPENRDSAQPRGEQPAEPQQDPAAAVQGEQASVLNAPAGQENSAGRENPTMRLDGAAHEPQQEPFEAPRPVYPPREPFYGQQSGPATQQFASPSDQSLPHRTPAQSYQQPPYGQHGAHAAAPANPANAPRRKPAFGVGTLVASILAAGLVGGGVATVAGGNLFNGNSTPVASSSGNQPGPVIVNNKDDVNVITAAALKASPSVVTIKASSGSEGGTGSGIILDNVGHILTNTHVVTLDGKTADATIEVRTSDGKVLAAKIVGTDPLSDLAVIKVDDASGLTAATMGDSGKLNVGDTAVAIGSPLGLTGTVTDGIVSTLNRTISVASSAAPKDGADNSQNGGEGGFQFAPPGGGQSQSTANQGSISINVIQTDAAINPGNSGGALVNSKGEVIGVNVAIASASGDSSSSGNIGVGFSIPINHAKRVAQEIIETGKATHGQLGVSVKEKSASKSASGFSVGADVATVESGSAAAKAGIKVGDVVTKFNELAINDPNQLTAAVREQPAGATVKITLLRNGQQHVLDVKLGAAAEQ; encoded by the coding sequence ATGACCGAGAACCCAGCACCGGGCGCATCACCTGAGAACCGAGATTCGGCCCAGCCACGTGGCGAGCAACCGGCAGAGCCGCAGCAGGACCCGGCCGCGGCCGTGCAGGGGGAGCAGGCATCGGTTTTGAACGCCCCTGCCGGCCAGGAAAATTCCGCCGGCCGGGAGAATCCCACCATGAGACTGGACGGTGCTGCGCACGAACCGCAGCAGGAGCCATTCGAGGCTCCCCGTCCCGTATATCCGCCTCGCGAGCCGTTTTATGGACAGCAGAGCGGTCCCGCGACGCAGCAGTTCGCATCGCCATCGGATCAGTCCCTACCCCACCGGACTCCGGCCCAGTCCTACCAGCAGCCACCGTACGGGCAGCACGGCGCACATGCTGCAGCGCCAGCGAACCCTGCCAATGCACCCAGGCGCAAGCCAGCGTTCGGCGTCGGTACGCTGGTGGCCAGCATTCTGGCCGCAGGGCTCGTCGGCGGTGGAGTGGCAACGGTGGCCGGCGGCAACCTGTTTAATGGCAATTCAACGCCGGTGGCCAGCAGCAGCGGCAACCAGCCAGGCCCGGTAATCGTCAATAACAAGGACGATGTGAACGTCATCACCGCGGCGGCGCTGAAGGCATCTCCGAGCGTGGTCACCATCAAGGCCAGCAGCGGCAGTGAGGGCGGCACCGGTTCGGGCATCATCCTGGACAACGTCGGCCATATCCTTACCAACACCCACGTGGTGACGCTGGATGGCAAAACGGCCGATGCCACCATCGAAGTCCGCACCAGCGACGGGAAGGTGCTTGCAGCCAAGATTGTGGGCACGGATCCACTGTCTGATCTGGCCGTTATCAAGGTGGATGACGCGTCCGGGCTGACGGCAGCAACCATGGGCGACTCCGGCAAGCTCAACGTCGGCGATACTGCCGTGGCAATCGGCTCTCCGCTGGGCCTGACAGGAACTGTCACGGACGGTATCGTTTCCACTCTCAACCGTACAATCAGCGTGGCTTCGTCTGCGGCGCCCAAAGACGGTGCCGATAATTCGCAGAACGGCGGCGAGGGCGGTTTCCAGTTCGCGCCTCCCGGCGGTGGGCAGAGCCAGAGCACAGCCAACCAGGGCTCTATCTCGATCAACGTCATCCAGACCGACGCAGCCATTAACCCCGGCAACTCCGGGGGCGCACTGGTCAACAGCAAGGGCGAGGTAATCGGAGTGAACGTTGCCATCGCATCGGCGAGTGGCGATTCCTCCAGCAGCGGCAACATCGGCGTGGGTTTCAGCATCCCCATCAACCACGCCAAGCGCGTTGCCCAGGAAATTATTGAGACCGGCAAGGCGACGCACGGCCAGCTCGGCGTCAGTGTCAAGGAGAAATCTGCCTCCAAGTCAGCATCCGGATTCTCCGTCGGTGCCGACGTGGCAACGGTTGAATCCGGTTCTGCTGCGGCCAAGGCCGGCATCAAGGTGGGCGACGTTGTGACCAAATTCAACGAACTCGCGATCAACGATCCGAACCAGCTCACAGCAGCGGTCCGCGAGCAGCCCGCCGGGGCCACCGTCAAGATCACTCTCTTGCGGAACGGCCAGCAGCACGTGCTGGACGTGAAGCTCGGCGCAGCAGCCGAACAGTAA
- a CDS encoding TPM domain-containing protein produces the protein MRSKFKRILAVIGLVGLMAVPATSAWAEDPVTLDPVTKIVDSAGVLGGRKADVEDAIKKLGTDHAMTLHVVYVKKFENPTDRVAWANDVAQKASLGANSMLLTVATDTRQYQLSKPSNSKITNAQRDTIKDSAIDPQLRNSDYAQAAIDAAAAVGDAAGGGSGTVPSAGGAGTAVLVGTGVAAAGGAGTYLYFRNRRKKAAQASSASFGPQGAELDPLAGLSVDDLRKKSGSLLIEADDSIKSSEQELGFAQAQYGDSAVGNFTKALQEAKGHMSESFKLQQQLDDHIPDTEEQQRSWLGEIIRRSEAALASLQEQKADFDSLRELEKNAPQALAAVSAGAKEADAKIANAEQSLATLRAKYADSALVQVSDNITQAKERLAFVQNATATAQEKLAGGEGSLAAVAVRASEESLHQTNVLIDAITKVSGSLDEARNGLETAVVETSQDLAQAKAMIESGAHPELAGPVAGVVAALAQVKSEIQGGKIDPIATLQRVEAAHQSLDQSLTGIRDQQDQARRAQASLQQTIMAAQAQISATSDYITARRGGVGTEARTRLAESQRNLDYALSISRTDPVTALTYAQQAHALAAQAAQLAQSDVDSFGGYSNQGYGGGGMFGGGGRGGGGGLGGAILGGILINSILNGGSGGGWGGGHSDGGGFFGGGDSGGGFGGGDSGGGWGGDSGGGGDF, from the coding sequence ATGCGGTCAAAGTTCAAACGTATTCTCGCCGTGATCGGCCTGGTTGGATTGATGGCGGTACCCGCCACCTCGGCCTGGGCAGAAGACCCGGTGACTCTGGATCCCGTCACGAAAATTGTGGACTCGGCAGGAGTCCTCGGGGGCAGGAAGGCTGACGTCGAAGACGCCATCAAGAAGCTCGGAACCGACCACGCCATGACCCTTCACGTCGTTTACGTGAAGAAATTCGAGAATCCCACTGACCGTGTTGCCTGGGCAAACGACGTTGCCCAGAAGGCCAGCCTGGGTGCCAATTCCATGCTTTTGACTGTGGCCACGGACACGCGCCAGTACCAGCTGAGCAAGCCGTCCAACAGCAAAATCACCAATGCCCAGCGCGACACCATCAAAGATTCGGCAATTGACCCACAGCTGCGCAACAGCGACTACGCCCAGGCAGCCATCGACGCTGCGGCGGCCGTTGGCGATGCAGCCGGTGGCGGCAGCGGCACCGTTCCGTCCGCTGGCGGCGCCGGGACAGCCGTATTGGTCGGCACCGGAGTTGCTGCTGCTGGCGGCGCGGGAACATACCTTTACTTCCGCAACCGCCGCAAGAAAGCGGCCCAGGCTTCGAGCGCCAGCTTTGGACCCCAGGGAGCGGAACTCGATCCCCTGGCCGGACTCAGTGTGGATGACCTGCGCAAGAAGAGCGGATCACTGCTGATCGAGGCGGACGACTCCATCAAGTCCAGCGAGCAGGAACTCGGGTTCGCCCAGGCACAGTACGGCGATTCCGCCGTCGGAAACTTCACCAAGGCGCTGCAGGAAGCCAAGGGACACATGTCCGAATCATTCAAACTGCAACAGCAGCTGGATGACCACATCCCGGACACCGAAGAGCAGCAGCGCAGCTGGCTGGGCGAAATCATCCGCCGTTCCGAGGCGGCCCTGGCCTCGCTGCAGGAACAGAAGGCAGATTTCGATTCCCTGCGGGAACTCGAGAAAAACGCTCCGCAGGCTCTGGCAGCCGTTAGCGCGGGCGCCAAGGAAGCCGACGCCAAGATCGCCAACGCTGAACAGTCGCTGGCCACCCTGCGGGCAAAATACGCGGACAGCGCCCTGGTCCAGGTCTCAGACAACATCACCCAGGCCAAGGAGCGTCTTGCATTTGTTCAGAATGCCACTGCCACGGCACAGGAAAAACTCGCTGGCGGTGAAGGCAGCCTTGCCGCAGTAGCCGTCCGGGCTTCCGAAGAAAGCCTTCACCAGACCAACGTACTCATCGATGCCATCACCAAGGTTTCCGGGAGCCTCGACGAAGCGCGCAACGGGCTGGAAACCGCCGTCGTCGAAACCTCCCAGGACCTTGCCCAGGCAAAAGCCATGATCGAGTCCGGAGCCCATCCCGAGCTGGCGGGCCCGGTAGCCGGCGTCGTAGCGGCACTGGCGCAGGTCAAGTCCGAGATCCAGGGAGGCAAGATCGATCCGATCGCCACCCTGCAGAGGGTGGAAGCCGCCCACCAGTCCCTGGACCAGTCCCTGACGGGCATCCGGGACCAGCAGGATCAGGCGCGTCGTGCCCAGGCATCACTCCAGCAGACCATCATGGCGGCGCAGGCCCAGATCAGCGCCACTTCGGACTACATCACGGCACGCCGTGGCGGAGTGGGAACAGAGGCCCGCACGCGGCTCGCGGAATCACAGCGCAACCTGGACTATGCCCTTTCCATATCCCGGACCGATCCGGTCACAGCGCTGACCTACGCCCAGCAGGCCCATGCACTCGCGGCCCAGGCCGCCCAGCTGGCCCAGTCGGACGTTGACAGCTTCGGCGGCTACTCCAACCAGGGCTACGGCGGCGGCGGAATGTTCGGCGGCGGCGGCCGGGGTGGAGGCGGCGGTCTGGGCGGCGCAATTCTCGGCGGCATCCTGATCAACTCCATTCTCAATGGTGGCAGCGGCGGAGGCTGGGGCGGAGGCCACAGCGACGGTGGCGGCTTCTTCGGCGGCGGTGACTCCGGCGGCGGCTTCGGTGGCGGTGACTCCGGCGGCGGCTGGGGCGGCGATTCCGGCGGCGGCGGGGACTTCTAG
- a CDS encoding PspA/IM30 family protein, whose product MVKQSIFGRIAQLAKANINTLLDQAEDPQKMLDQMVRDYTNNIAEAESAVAQTIGNLRMLQDDYHEDVKNAQDWGNKALAASRKADEYRSGGNGADAQKFDNLAKVALQRQMSSENEAKSSEPNIASQSEVVDKLKTGLDQMKGKLNELTSKRNELVARAKTASAQSQVHDAIKSIDFMDPTSEVGRFEEKIRREEAKVRGQQELAASSLDSQFNQLEDLGEQTEIEARLAALKTGSAKPAIGAAGAASASGSTVDEADFDKL is encoded by the coding sequence ATGGTTAAGCAGTCCATTTTCGGCCGCATCGCGCAGCTCGCAAAGGCAAACATCAACACTTTGCTGGATCAGGCTGAGGATCCGCAGAAGATGCTGGACCAGATGGTTCGGGATTACACGAACAACATTGCGGAGGCCGAGTCCGCCGTGGCCCAGACCATCGGCAACCTGCGCATGCTCCAGGATGATTACCACGAGGACGTCAAGAACGCCCAGGACTGGGGCAACAAGGCACTCGCCGCTTCCCGCAAGGCCGATGAATACCGCAGCGGAGGCAACGGAGCCGACGCGCAGAAGTTCGACAACCTGGCCAAGGTTGCCCTGCAGCGCCAGATGTCCTCGGAGAACGAGGCCAAGTCCTCTGAGCCCAACATTGCTTCCCAGTCCGAGGTGGTGGACAAGCTCAAGACCGGCCTGGATCAGATGAAGGGCAAGCTCAACGAGCTCACCAGCAAGCGCAACGAGCTCGTTGCCCGCGCCAAGACGGCCAGTGCACAGTCGCAGGTCCACGATGCCATCAAGAGCATCGACTTCATGGACCCCACCAGCGAGGTGGGCCGCTTCGAAGAGAAAATCCGCCGCGAAGAGGCCAAGGTCCGCGGCCAGCAGGAGCTCGCGGCCTCGAGCCTTGACTCCCAGTTCAATCAGCTCGAGGATCTGGGGGAGCAGACCGAGATCGAAGCCCGACTGGCCGCGCTGAAGACGGGCAGTGCCAAGCCGGCTATCGGTGCCGCGGGTGCCGCTTCTGCATCAGGCTCCACCGTTGATGAAGCCGACTTCGACAAGCTCTAA
- a CDS encoding cytochrome b/b6 domain-containing protein: protein MSTPTKKPGTAKSKWAKLYWAVPAVLMALLLVVLLAKWITGLSGVSSFMADYPGHSELPAGAPVGFPAWLGWQHFLNGFFLLLIIRTGWQVRTTTRPSGHWTRNNKGLIKTKTPPTKITLELWFHLTLDALWILNGVVFAILLFATGQWVRIIPTSWDVFPNAISAGLQYASLNWPTENGWVNYNALQLLTYFATVYVAAPLAFVTGLRMSSAWPKKAATLNRLYPVEAARAVHFPVMIYFVAFIVVHVFLVLATGALRNLNHMYGGSDDISWVGFWIFAASIAVMVAAWFLARPLFLRPVASLMGKVSR, encoded by the coding sequence ATGTCCACACCGACGAAGAAGCCCGGTACCGCCAAGAGCAAATGGGCGAAACTCTACTGGGCAGTGCCCGCTGTCCTGATGGCCCTGCTGCTGGTGGTGTTGCTGGCAAAGTGGATTACGGGCCTCTCCGGCGTCAGCTCGTTTATGGCGGACTATCCGGGCCATTCGGAGCTGCCGGCGGGCGCTCCGGTGGGCTTTCCGGCCTGGCTGGGCTGGCAGCATTTCCTCAACGGCTTCTTCCTGTTGCTGATCATCCGGACGGGGTGGCAGGTGCGGACCACTACGCGCCCCAGCGGGCACTGGACGAGGAATAACAAGGGCCTGATCAAGACCAAAACGCCGCCCACCAAAATTACGCTGGAACTCTGGTTCCACCTCACTCTCGACGCCCTCTGGATCCTCAACGGCGTGGTCTTTGCGATTCTGTTGTTCGCGACCGGGCAGTGGGTGCGCATTATTCCCACTAGCTGGGATGTTTTCCCGAACGCGATTTCGGCTGGTCTGCAGTACGCCTCGCTGAACTGGCCCACGGAGAACGGCTGGGTGAACTACAACGCGTTGCAGCTTCTGACCTATTTCGCGACCGTCTATGTTGCCGCGCCACTGGCCTTTGTCACTGGCCTGAGGATGTCTTCTGCCTGGCCGAAGAAAGCTGCCACACTCAACCGGCTTTACCCGGTTGAGGCCGCCCGGGCAGTGCACTTCCCCGTGATGATCTACTTCGTGGCGTTCATCGTGGTCCACGTGTTCTTAGTCCTTGCGACCGGCGCGCTGCGAAACCTAAACCACATGTACGGCGGCAGCGACGACATCAGTTGGGTCGGATTCTGGATCTTTGCGGCCTCCATCGCGGTCATGGTCGCCGCCTGGTTCCTCGCCAGGCCGCTGTTCCTGCGGCCAGTGGCCTCACTTATGGGGAAAGTCAGCCGCTAG
- a CDS encoding UPF0182 family protein: MTPTLIVVALVVVGFIFFANVWTDVLWYQQLGFFQVFLTENLARISIFAAGFAIMFAAVFFAIRIAYHARPVYAPDSEIRDNLNRYQAQLEPVRRVVMIGLPVLFGLFAGSAAASQWQKVLLFFNQEPFGQNDPLFGLDISFYLMTLPFLGFVTGFLISVVVVAGIAGILTHYLYGSIRLMERGIFTSRAAQIHLAVTGAAFLLLLGTNFWLDRYASVQNSGGRWAGALYTDVNAVIPTKAILAVAAALVAILFIVAAVIGKWRLPVIGMAMLIITSILAGGVYPWVIQQFQVRPSEQTLEEEYIKRNIEMTRAAYGLDKIQVDRYNATNTATTGALAPDAQTTANIRLLDPNLISDAFSQLEQYRPYYQFPEALNVDRYEVNGKIQDTVIAVRELNPANLSTNQQGWLNQHVVYTHGYGVVAAKGNKFTVDGKPDFLQAGIPSTGVLGNDSTYEPRIYFGENSPEYSIVGAPDGAANREQDRPSAKEGDGETQYTFKGNGGPKVGSFFNKILYAIKFQSSDLLLSDGVNEESQILYERNPRERIQKVAPYLTVDGNAYPAMVDGRVKWIVDGYTTSQYFPYSQQEQLSDATADSQTTSGRSVALPNSSVNYIRNSVKATVDAYDGSVTLYAWDDQDPILKAWQNIFPTSLKPYSEMSGDVMSHVRYPEDLFKVQRELLGRYHVTDPVSFYKTDDAWSVPNDPTVDADVKQPPFYMSLQMPDQDKPAFQLTSSFIPQIVNGNARNVLYGFLAADSDAGKVKGVKAESYGQLRLLQIPPATQVPGPGQAQNKFNSDPTVSQALNLLRQGASDVLNGNLLTLPVGGGILYVQPVYLKSTGETSYPTLQRVLVAFGDKIGFAPTLDAALKQLFGGDSGATAGDVANNGQTPANPGGGTTPAPGGTDAKADLKAALAEANAAIKAGQAALAAGDFATYGEQQKKLAAALQKAIDAEAKVAVTTSGGTPTPGATGTATPAPSPSPSS, from the coding sequence TTGACGCCGACGCTGATTGTCGTTGCCCTCGTTGTGGTCGGCTTCATTTTCTTCGCCAATGTGTGGACGGACGTCCTCTGGTACCAGCAGCTCGGATTTTTCCAAGTGTTCCTGACGGAGAACCTGGCTCGGATCAGCATCTTCGCCGCCGGCTTCGCCATCATGTTTGCTGCCGTCTTCTTTGCAATCCGGATTGCCTACCACGCCAGGCCCGTGTACGCACCGGACTCCGAAATCCGGGACAACCTGAACCGCTACCAGGCGCAGCTGGAACCCGTGCGCCGTGTCGTGATGATCGGCCTTCCGGTGCTCTTCGGCCTGTTCGCTGGAAGCGCCGCAGCCAGCCAGTGGCAGAAGGTCCTCCTGTTCTTCAACCAGGAGCCGTTCGGCCAGAATGATCCCTTGTTCGGTCTGGACATCAGCTTTTACCTCATGACGCTGCCGTTCCTTGGCTTCGTCACCGGTTTCCTGATCAGTGTGGTAGTGGTGGCCGGCATCGCCGGCATCCTCACCCACTACCTGTACGGCAGCATCCGCCTGATGGAACGCGGTATTTTCACCAGCCGCGCCGCTCAGATCCACCTCGCCGTGACCGGCGCTGCATTCCTGTTGCTTCTTGGCACTAACTTCTGGCTAGACCGCTATGCTTCGGTGCAGAACAGCGGCGGACGCTGGGCTGGCGCGCTGTATACGGATGTCAACGCTGTCATCCCCACCAAGGCTATCCTGGCGGTGGCGGCCGCTCTCGTGGCCATCCTGTTCATCGTTGCGGCCGTGATCGGCAAATGGCGTCTGCCGGTGATTGGCATGGCCATGCTGATCATCACTTCCATTCTCGCGGGTGGCGTTTATCCCTGGGTCATCCAGCAGTTCCAGGTCCGCCCTTCAGAGCAGACGCTTGAAGAGGAATACATCAAGCGCAATATCGAGATGACCCGCGCGGCGTACGGGCTGGATAAGATCCAGGTTGACCGGTACAACGCCACGAACACCGCCACCACGGGTGCACTCGCCCCGGATGCCCAGACAACGGCGAACATCAGGCTGCTGGACCCCAACCTGATTTCAGACGCTTTCTCGCAGCTGGAGCAGTACCGCCCGTACTATCAGTTCCCCGAGGCGCTGAACGTGGACCGCTACGAGGTGAACGGCAAAATCCAGGACACGGTGATCGCAGTCCGTGAGCTCAACCCGGCGAACCTGAGCACCAACCAGCAGGGCTGGCTCAACCAGCATGTTGTGTACACGCATGGTTACGGTGTGGTGGCCGCGAAGGGGAACAAGTTCACCGTTGACGGCAAGCCCGATTTCCTGCAGGCAGGCATCCCGTCCACTGGTGTGCTGGGCAACGACTCTACGTACGAGCCACGCATCTACTTTGGCGAAAACTCTCCTGAGTATTCCATAGTGGGGGCCCCTGACGGTGCGGCAAATCGTGAGCAGGACCGCCCGTCTGCCAAGGAAGGTGACGGCGAGACCCAGTACACCTTCAAGGGCAACGGTGGCCCCAAAGTAGGCAGCTTTTTCAACAAGATCCTGTACGCGATCAAGTTCCAGTCTTCGGATCTTTTGCTGTCCGACGGCGTGAACGAGGAATCGCAGATCCTTTATGAGCGCAATCCTCGCGAGCGGATCCAGAAGGTAGCGCCGTACCTTACCGTTGATGGCAACGCCTACCCTGCCATGGTTGACGGGCGGGTCAAATGGATTGTTGACGGATACACCACGAGCCAGTACTTCCCGTATTCGCAACAGGAGCAGCTCTCCGATGCCACTGCGGACTCGCAAACCACGTCCGGGCGCTCCGTTGCCCTGCCGAACAGCTCGGTCAACTACATCCGCAACTCGGTCAAGGCCACTGTTGACGCCTACGATGGTTCCGTTACTCTCTACGCCTGGGATGATCAGGATCCCATCCTGAAGGCCTGGCAGAACATCTTCCCCACCTCTCTCAAGCCTTACTCCGAGATGTCAGGTGATGTTATGAGTCACGTCCGCTATCCGGAAGACCTGTTCAAGGTCCAGCGCGAGCTCCTGGGGCGCTACCACGTCACTGACCCCGTCAGCTTCTACAAGACCGATGACGCCTGGAGCGTTCCGAATGACCCCACCGTCGACGCGGACGTCAAGCAGCCCCCGTTCTACATGTCATTGCAGATGCCGGACCAGGACAAGCCCGCATTCCAGCTGACATCATCATTCATTCCGCAGATTGTGAACGGCAACGCCCGCAACGTGCTCTATGGCTTCCTTGCCGCAGATTCGGACGCCGGCAAGGTGAAGGGGGTTAAGGCTGAGAGTTATGGGCAGCTGAGGCTCCTTCAGATACCGCCGGCAACACAGGTGCCCGGTCCCGGCCAGGCCCAGAACAAGTTCAACTCGGACCCCACAGTCTCGCAGGCACTGAACCTTCTTAGGCAAGGAGCCTCGGATGTGCTCAACGGTAACCTGCTGACACTTCCCGTGGGCGGCGGAATCCTCTACGTCCAGCCGGTGTATCTAAAATCCACGGGTGAAACGTCCTACCCCACGCTTCAGCGAGTACTGGTGGCCTTCGGCGACAAGATCGGCTTCGCCCCAACCCTGGATGCAGCCCTGAAGCAGCTGTTCGGCGGGGATTCCGGCGCCACCGCAGGCGACGTGGCCAATAACGGCCAGACTCCCGCAAATCCTGGCGGCGGAACCACTCCTGCTCCCGGGGGTACGGATGCCAAGGCTGATCTCAAGGCTGCTCTGGCGGAGGCAAACGCCGCCATCAAGGCCGGCCAGGCGGCCCTCGCTGCCGGTGACTTCGCCACATATGGTGAGCAGCAGAAGAAGCTTGCCGCGGCGCTCCAGAAAGCGATTGACGCCGAGGCGAAGGTGGCTGTCACAACATCCGGGGGCACACCCACGCCGGGTGCCACCGGCACAGCAACACCCGCGCCTTCGCCGTCACCAAGCAGCTGA
- a CDS encoding S16 family serine protease, whose amino-acid sequence MTITRGDQPTEEPVAHLASGRRADGTRSRRGRARDHRFRAMVVSGVVAVGLGIAAASIPVPYVVESPGPTFNTLGQDNGNAVISVTGHKSFPAKGNLDLTTVYVDGGPNGPVSVFGAFAAWLDGSKAVYPEELIFPTGVTKEQSQQESAVAMATSQENAVASALNELGIPFEQKLQVAGLSDGSASKGKLQADDVFTSINGKPVTSLTVIQAELAAGAGKPSTVVVDRKGAPVTQTITPAETDSGRFILGVMLQYRFTFPFDIKISLDKVGGPSAGLMFALGIVDTLTPGDLTGGKYVSGTGTITPEGVVGPIGGIGQKMHGARAGGATIFLAPAANCNEVVGHIPDGLQVVKVENLSEARQAVELAGSGGDTSGLPVCTSN is encoded by the coding sequence GTGACGATTACACGGGGCGATCAGCCCACCGAAGAGCCTGTTGCTCACTTGGCAAGCGGCAGACGGGCTGACGGCACCCGCTCCCGGCGCGGCAGAGCACGCGACCACAGGTTTCGGGCCATGGTGGTGTCCGGCGTCGTGGCCGTGGGACTTGGTATTGCCGCGGCCAGCATCCCGGTTCCCTACGTGGTGGAGTCTCCCGGGCCAACCTTCAACACACTGGGACAGGACAACGGGAATGCCGTGATCAGCGTGACGGGGCATAAAAGCTTTCCGGCCAAAGGAAATCTGGACCTCACCACTGTTTATGTTGACGGCGGACCCAACGGCCCTGTGAGTGTCTTTGGGGCTTTCGCGGCCTGGCTGGACGGATCTAAGGCCGTCTACCCGGAGGAATTGATTTTCCCCACCGGCGTCACCAAGGAGCAATCCCAGCAGGAGAGCGCGGTGGCCATGGCAACCTCTCAGGAAAACGCTGTGGCGTCCGCACTCAACGAACTCGGGATTCCGTTTGAGCAGAAACTCCAGGTCGCAGGCCTTTCCGACGGATCAGCGTCGAAGGGGAAGCTTCAGGCAGATGACGTCTTCACCTCGATCAACGGCAAGCCCGTCACGTCCCTGACCGTTATTCAGGCGGAGCTGGCCGCCGGTGCAGGGAAACCGTCTACCGTCGTCGTCGACCGCAAGGGTGCGCCCGTGACGCAGACCATCACGCCGGCGGAGACCGACTCGGGCCGTTTCATTCTCGGCGTGATGCTCCAGTACCGTTTCACGTTCCCTTTTGACATCAAGATTTCCCTGGACAAAGTGGGTGGCCCGAGCGCCGGCCTGATGTTTGCGCTGGGAATCGTTGACACCTTGACGCCGGGGGACCTCACCGGCGGCAAGTATGTCTCCGGAACCGGCACCATCACGCCTGAAGGCGTGGTGGGCCCAATCGGCGGAATCGGGCAGAAAATGCATGGGGCCCGGGCGGGGGGAGCCACCATTTTCCTGGCTCCGGCGGCCAACTGCAACGAGGTTGTTGGCCATATTCCCGACGGACTCCAGGTGGTCAAGGTGGAGAACCTGTCCGAAGCCCGGCAAGCGGTGGAGCTTGCCGGTTCGGGCGGGGATACCTCGGGACTTCCCGTCTGCACCAGCAACTAG